The Arthrobacter sp. PM3 genome contains the following window.
GATCGTGCTGCAGGTCCTGCGCCAGGTCCTTGAGGTACTTATCGATCGACACACGGACCTGGTGGTGCTGATCGGACTGCACCGCGCGGGTGAACTTCAGGATCTCCACGTACACCTTGTCGCCCACGAGCCCGTCCACGAACGAGGGCACCCAGGTCGGGGAGCGGTCGGTGACCAGCCGGTTGACGGTCGCCTGGTTGTCCCGTACCCAGTCCACGGCGCGGTCAACGAGCATGTCCACCAGGGCGTGGTGGTGTCCGTCGTCGAAGATCCGCTCAGCGATCCGGCCCACCGGCGGTCCCCACGGCGGCGTGAGCAGGTGCTTGCGGACCATGGACTCGATCACGGCCTGGACGTCGTCGTCGTTGAGGACCTTGAACGCGCCGCGGATGACGGCGGCGCCCTCCTTGGCGACGCGGTCCGGGCCGCCGGGGCTGGACAGCCAGGTGCCGGCCTTGCGGGCGATGTCCGCGGACGCCAGCTTCTCCTGGACCACCTGTTCGGAGAGGAAGTTGGTCTCCACGAATTCACCCAGCGAGGCGCCAATCTGGTCCTTGCGGCGCGGGATGATCGCAGTGTGCGGGATTTTGATTCCCATGGGGTACTTGAACAGGGCCGTGACGGCGAACCAGTCGGCGAGGGCACCCACCATGCCGCCTTCGGCCGCGGCACGGACGTATTCGAACCACGGGTACTGCTTTTGCAGGGCGAACGCGACGATGAAGATCACGGCCATGACGATCAGCAGCGACAACGACAGCAGCTTCATCCGGCGCAGGGCGAGGGCCTTGTCGGCATCGCTGGACGCCGCCTGCGCGCGGCCGTCCGGCCGGCCGCCGCCGGGACGAGTTGCGGCACCGGTCAGGGAAGTTGGCTCAGTGTTCACCTGCATGAGCCAAGCCTAGTCCCGCCGGGGGACCGGCCGTGGTCTAACGTGGCACCATGACCACTGTCGAGACCGCCGCCGCCCGCCCCCTGGTCTACGCCCACCGGGGTTCCAGCGAGGCGTTCGCCGAGCACACCCGGGCCGCGTACCTGCAGGCAATCGCCGACGGCGCCGACGGCGTGGAGTGCGATGTCCACCTGACCCGGGACCAGCACGTGGTCCTGCTGCACGATGCCACCTTGGACCGGACCTCGGACGGCACCGGGCAGGTCGCGGACCGGACCCTGGACGAGCTCCGGCGCCTGGATTTCTCCGCCTGGAAGGGCGCCCGGATCCCGGATGCCTACGGTGCCGGGTCCGAGCAGTTCCTGACCCTGCCGGACCTGCTGGACATCCTCCGTGCGGCGGGCCGCGGGATTGGCCTGGCGATTGAGCTCAAGCACCCCAGCCCGTTCCAGCTCGGGCTCGAGGACCGGGTCCTGGAGGTCCTGCGCAATGAGGGCTGGGACCCGCGCACCTCCATGCTGGACAACATCCGGGTGTCCTTCATGAGCTTCAGCCCCGACTCCGTAAGGCACCTGCTCGGATCGGTGCCGGGGGAGGCCGTCTGCCAGCTGGTCGACGACGTCAACGTGGCGGGTATCCGTGAGGAACTGGGCCTGGGGGCACTGACCGGAGGTGCCCTGGCCAACGTCATGAAAGCCGCCCTGGCTGAGGGCGAGCGGATCCTGGACGCGGGCGAGGCGGGCATGGCCGGCCCCGGCATCGGGTACGTCCGCGCGCATGCCGACACCGTGCAGCGCTGGCTCGGCTCGGGACGGAAGTTCCGGGTGTGGACTGTCGACGCCGACGAGGATGTCAGGCTGTGCCGGGACCTGGGGATCCACGAGATCACCACGAACGTTCCCGCCCGGGTGCTGTCCCAGCTCATGGCTGACAGCCAATCCTTGCGGTAGGCGTCCGGCGGTTTACGGCCTGCAGGGCCGCTGTGGTTGAGTGGTTGCATGCCATTTCGCTGGTCCGGCCGGGCCTCCCAGACGCTGTCCGCGGCGGCGATGAGCGCGCTGTTGTTCGCCAGCGCCGCCAAGCACTTCCGCGAGCCCGAGTATTTCCACCCGGTGGTGCCCGACATCCTCTGCCGTGACGATACCGGCGAACGGCCGAACGGCCCGCTGGCCGTCCTGTCCCGGGAGGAATGGGTGGCGGCCAGCGGCCTCCTGGAAGCAGCCGCCGCCGTCGGGCTCCTGATCCCGGCCGCCCGGCACCTCATCGCGTCGGGCCGAGCCCTGACGCGGCGGGACAGGCGGCTGTGAAACTCCTGCAGTCACCCGCGGTGCGGATCGGCCTGTCGATCAGCATTGCCACCGGGTTGTACGGCGTCTCCTTCGGCGCGCTGTCCGTGACCTCCGGCCTTGATTTCTGGCAGACCATGGCCCTGAGCCTGCTGCTGTTCAGCGGCGGCTCGCAGTTCGCCTTCATCGGCGTGGTGGCCGGCGGCGGATCCGGTGTCGCCGCGATGGGTGCCGCCACGCTGCTGGGCATGCGCAACGGGATCTACGGCATGCAGATCAACGCCCTGCTGCAGCCGCGTGGGTGGCACAGGTTCGCCGCCGCGCAGCTGACCATCGACGAGTCGACCGCCACCAGCACAGGGCAGACGGATCCCGCCGAGCAGCGGCGCGGCTTTTGGACCACCGGCATCGGCGTGTTCGTCCTCTGGAACTTGTTCACGGCCCTCGGCGCCCTGGCGGGAGGGGCGCTCGGGGACCCGAAACAGTGGGGGCTTGACGGCGCCGCCGTCGCAGCATTCCTTGGCCTGCTGTGGCCGCGGCTGAAAGGAAGGGAACCGATGGCCATCGCGGCGGTCTGCGCGCTCGCCACCGTGCTGGCCGTGCCGTATGTGCCGCCGGGAGTGCCGATCCTCGTCGCCGCCGTCGTGGCCGCCGGAATCGGCTGGTTCAGCCACGGGCGCAGCGACGAGGGCCTGGAACCCGACGTCGATCCGTACGCGGAGCATCACGCGCACGGCCGCCGCGACCACCCGGAGGAGAACCCCGGCGACCGCACCGGAGGGACCGCATGAACCTGTGGATGTGGCTGCTGCTCTCCTGCCTGCTGGCGTATGCCTGGAAGCTGCTCGGCTACCTGGTGCCCTCCAGCCTGCTCCGCAACCCGCGGATGTCCAGGATCGCCGGGACCATGACGATCGGCCTGCTGGCCTCCCTGACGGTGGTGAACGCCGTCGCCTCGGGCCAGTCGCTGGTGCTGGATGCCCGGCTGGGCGCGTTGGCCGCGGCGGGGGTCGCCCTCTGGTTCCGGGCGCCGTTCCTGGTGGTGGTGATCGCGGGAGCCGCCGCGGCCGCCGGGCTGCGGCTGCTGGGCTGGAATTGAGCCGCGGGCGGAACCTGGCCCGTGCCGACGGCACATGGGCCACCGCCCGGCTAGTTCACAGCGGCCGCGGTGGGAACGGTCTTTAGTCCCTACTTGCCGCACGGATCGCATGGGAGCATTCGAACATGACTGATCACGACGATCTGGGCGCCGAGGAGTCACGCAAGGAGCACCGCACCAAGCCGCACGAGTCGCTTGCATCCTCCGGGGCTGAGTCCACGAGGGAACTGCGCGATGTGGCCCGCCGCCGTCGTGAAGCCGAGGAGAAGCTGCAGCACCACCTTCTCGAAGCCAAGG
Protein-coding sequences here:
- a CDS encoding DUF445 domain-containing protein; this translates as MQVNTEPTSLTGAATRPGGGRPDGRAQAASSDADKALALRRMKLLSLSLLIVMAVIFIVAFALQKQYPWFEYVRAAAEGGMVGALADWFAVTALFKYPMGIKIPHTAIIPRRKDQIGASLGEFVETNFLSEQVVQEKLASADIARKAGTWLSSPGGPDRVAKEGAAVIRGAFKVLNDDDVQAVIESMVRKHLLTPPWGPPVGRIAERIFDDGHHHALVDMLVDRAVDWVRDNQATVNRLVTDRSPTWVPSFVDGLVGDKVYVEILKFTRAVQSDQHHQVRVSIDKYLKDLAQDLQHDPVMIARAEGIKAQVLGDPEVRELASRTWGTIKSALLTAVDDPHSELSVKFKAAVHDFGTRLVVDPELAGKVNAWIGDAAGYLVRTYRSDIAGVITDTVARWDAEETSQKIELQVGKDLQFIRINGTVVGALAGLAIFTVANLLFG
- a CDS encoding glycerophosphodiester phosphodiesterase family protein: MTTVETAAARPLVYAHRGSSEAFAEHTRAAYLQAIADGADGVECDVHLTRDQHVVLLHDATLDRTSDGTGQVADRTLDELRRLDFSAWKGARIPDAYGAGSEQFLTLPDLLDILRAAGRGIGLAIELKHPSPFQLGLEDRVLEVLRNEGWDPRTSMLDNIRVSFMSFSPDSVRHLLGSVPGEAVCQLVDDVNVAGIREELGLGALTGGALANVMKAALAEGERILDAGEAGMAGPGIGYVRAHADTVQRWLGSGRKFRVWTVDADEDVRLCRDLGIHEITTNVPARVLSQLMADSQSLR
- a CDS encoding AzlC family ABC transporter permease; the protein is MKLLQSPAVRIGLSISIATGLYGVSFGALSVTSGLDFWQTMALSLLLFSGGSQFAFIGVVAGGGSGVAAMGAATLLGMRNGIYGMQINALLQPRGWHRFAAAQLTIDESTATSTGQTDPAEQRRGFWTTGIGVFVLWNLFTALGALAGGALGDPKQWGLDGAAVAAFLGLLWPRLKGREPMAIAAVCALATVLAVPYVPPGVPILVAAVVAAGIGWFSHGRSDEGLEPDVDPYAEHHAHGRRDHPEENPGDRTGGTA
- a CDS encoding AzlD domain-containing protein: MNLWMWLLLSCLLAYAWKLLGYLVPSSLLRNPRMSRIAGTMTIGLLASLTVVNAVASGQSLVLDARLGALAAAGVALWFRAPFLVVVIAGAAAAAGLRLLGWN